The Patescibacteria group bacterium genome includes a window with the following:
- a CDS encoding type II secretion system F family protein, translating to MANLNQMFINLQRVPETAKIFMLQNLFVMIKAGLPLADALNILSEQGKSAKLKTVLGEIQQQIRGGKSFADALLPYQRDFGEMFVNMIAAGEASGNLEGVLNNLYIQLKKDHTIKSKIKNAMIYPIIIVCAMIALSIFVMIYVLPNITLMFKDLEAGLPLPTKILITISNFVTTNGLILGPLIILIFILFWRLTRSGPLRLMWHQLILRTPIVGPISVKINIARMSSALSSLIQTDIPIPDSLKITARIMSNAVYRQALMEASEKIKKGIKLADVFKQYKVFPVIIIQMVAVGEETGSLDAVLKNLAEFYQEEVEQTMESLPTIIEPLLMILMGFGVGGLAIAIILPIYSMTSQF from the coding sequence ATGGCGAACTTAAATCAAATGTTCATCAATCTGCAACGCGTGCCGGAAACGGCGAAAATCTTCATGTTGCAAAACCTGTTTGTTATGATCAAAGCCGGCCTGCCGTTGGCTGACGCCTTAAATATTCTCTCAGAGCAAGGCAAGAGCGCCAAATTGAAAACGGTTCTGGGTGAAATACAACAGCAAATCCGCGGGGGCAAAAGCTTTGCCGACGCTTTGTTGCCCTATCAGCGCGATTTCGGAGAAATGTTCGTCAATATGATTGCCGCCGGCGAAGCCTCTGGTAATCTGGAAGGCGTACTGAATAATCTATACATCCAGCTCAAAAAAGATCACACCATCAAAAGCAAAATTAAAAACGCCATGATCTACCCGATCATCATCGTCTGCGCCATGATCGCCCTAAGCATTTTTGTCATGATTTATGTCCTGCCCAACATTACCTTGATGTTTAAAGATCTTGAAGCCGGCTTGCCCTTGCCCACCAAAATACTCATAACCATCAGCAACTTTGTTACAACCAATGGCTTAATCCTGGGACCGCTAATTATTCTGATTTTTATTCTCTTCTGGCGCCTCACCCGTTCCGGGCCATTACGCCTGATGTGGCATCAACTGATACTTAGAACGCCCATCGTCGGCCCGATTTCCGTCAAAATCAACATCGCCAGAATGTCCTCGGCTTTAAGCTCCCTGATCCAAACCGATATCCCCATTCCTGACAGCTTAAAAATTACCGCCAGGATAATGTCCAACGCGGTTTACCGGCAAGCGCTGATGGAGGCGTCAGAGAAAATAAAAAAGGGCATCAAACTGGCTGACGTTTTTAAACAATACAAAGTTTTTCCGGTTATTATCATCCAAATGGTGGCGGTCGGAGAAGAAACCGGTTCGCTGGATGCGGTATTAAAAAACCTGGCGGAATTTTATCAGGAGGAAGTGGAACAAACCATGGAATCGCTACCGACCATAATCGAGCCGTTACTAATGATCTTAATGGGTTTCGGTGTCGGCGGTTTGGCTATCGCCATTATTCTGCCAATCTATTCCATGACCTCGCAATTCTAA